The sequence ACTGTAACCACGGCCCATCTCACCATCACTGACTCACTTTACCAACTCAATCTTGACTGCTGCCTGTCTTCAAGCCACATATTGCATAGAATAAAAGCTAGTTATGGTATAAAATTGCCATCACTGGGGCTGCCAGCAGGCAACTGGCAGCATATAGACAAAATCTAACACcaccaaagggaccaaaaaattcttcaggaaaaGTGCTTCAACTAAAATTCCAGCTAATGCTGTGTTTGTTTGCAACCAGATGGAAAACACTATTCATAGCTTGGGAATATCAGCTGAAAAGAGCATCCCTTATTGTTTGTTTTAACCTGTGGGGCAGATGTAGGAAGGTGGTACAAGCATGAAACACGCAGAACACTGTTGTACATAGATGTACATAGCTCAGTTGGTCCTCCTTGGGCAGCCAGTCTTTTCCAGAGGAAAACAAGCATCTTTTTCGGGGTGGCAGCTCACTGTGGTTATTTGCTGCTGAATGTGCATCCTGAGAGATCTGAATTCAGTCTTATTTTCAAAGGGCCATTCCCTGAGAAGTCAGACAGTCTTGGCAACAGCCCAGATCATCACCCGAGTCTCTTTGGTGCTCAGGGTCAACTCCAATCCTGGTTCTGTGTCTCGTAGACTCAAGACAGGGCTCTCCCCACCGTGGGATGTCCAGAGGACCTCTTACCATCACCTTGAAGGATGACATTCATTCCACAGGCTCAGAGAGCAAAAAAAGCTTTGCCTTTGGCTTTTGTGTGAGAAGGATTGAAACAGTTACTGCTGACATTACTTAATATTCCCTAAACTCTCTAAATAAAGAGGCAAGGATTTCAAAGGAGACTTGGTTTCACAACTGAAATCTGGCTGATAATTACTCTCATTGCATTCAAATCCCTCTTATTCACTAAACAGGGACATTGAAAAGACACTAAAATAGATGAAGGGCTCAGGTATAAACTTTACAAAGCTTAAAACTACTCTGTCCCGGCAAGGCTCAGGCTTTACATGACACTTTAATCCTACTCATTTGCTAGATTCACCCTGACTGTAAACAAAGCTTTGAAATGAAAGCTTAAAAGCCTGGTTGGGATACATTAAGTTAACCAAGACGACACTGTTAAGGCATTAGTTTAATGACAATCACAATACAAGTTGCCAGAGGTTTGTGCATGTGAAGACTGATATctgcaggaaaaagaagaaaaggggcCTGTTCCCTGTCCTTTCCAGCTTGTTTGCAGCATAAGGCCCACGGTGAGGGTGGCTTATTGCCCCTTGtagggggctctgggctggggctggctggcaGATGGGGAGATGCAGGGCCCTGGGAAGATGTGCAACCCAACGCTGCTCACCAGTTTGTCCTGACACCCTTGGGTGGGCTTGTCTGCTCTCTCCGAGCCAGGTTTTTGGGGATCCAGCCCACTGTGGTGACTCTTGCTCCACACCAGAGCCCCCTTGGCTGAAGACACCCCTCTTGCACAGGGCTCTCCTGCAGACCCCCAGATCTGGAATGGGGTGCTGCTCTCCAAAGAGTGCTATGGCAGGAGGGTGCGGGTGACTGGGTATCAGGAGCATGTCACAGCCCAGCCCATCAGGCACCCCTGGCTTCACCAGCACTTGAGTTAACACCCAAAAATGTCAGGAACTTGGAAAGCCCTTTCTgacaccagctcctgctgctgcagggctccCAGGTGTGTGGGGAGGAGTGGGCTCAGCCCGCTCTGAGATGTTCCAtctcaaccacctcttcctggtGTGTCCCACTCAGGTAGAACCACAGTATCTCCTGCCCGCTCTCTCCACCCAAACCCATTTATCTGTTATGTCAGTACGTGGTTTTCCCTCACCTGGGACACTCTCCTGCTCGCAGTGCAAACCCGGCAGAGTCCCAGCCTGGCACTCGGCGATGCTGGAGGGACGCCAGCAGACCCAGCACTTTGGATGTGTCTGGCTCTGACCCCCTGGATATTTAGGCAAGACTTCAAAAGTGCTTTTGCTTGTGAAACATTGCAGGATGAGGCCCTGGGAATGAATGTGAGCTATGACAAGTGTCCTTGCTACTGGCTGTCCTTGCAAGCAATTATTTCAGCATCCTCCCAGTCCATCTATACAGACAGCATGCTACATATAGGAACGGCACTTTGCAGACTTTCATTAGATAGAAGATCACTGTCTATAGATACCTTCTGTAGAGAGTCAAAttattttaagggtttttttcacAACACCCTTTCTGAGCAGGGTATTACGCAGGGAAATGCACAGGAGCTGTTGCTAGAAGCAGTATGAACGCACTATGAAAGCTAAAAAGGTGAAGCTGGAGAGACCAGAGAGGAGACCCAGAGGCCAGCGGCTCAGCTGAAGGCAGCAGACCAGGTTTTAGAGACAGATGAAGCCCCAGTGTTAAGGAGGCCaagaggaatgaaaagcattttcttcCCTCACCTCTCATACTGACCACACTCTCAGTTTCTACAGAGCACATGCGATAAAGCAATGGAAAGCTACAAGCTATCAAGCTGTGGGCAAAATCCAGCCCCTTGGGTACCCACCTGTATGCCCCGCATTTGGTCATGACCATCAGCTGTGAAACAAGACGCTCAGTTTTACATTAAAGCTCAACCGACCTCCAGCTCCTCCTTAAGCAGGAGGAAGGTGCAATAGCGACTACGAGAAACCACTCTGCTTCAGAGGACACGCTTGGAAAACAGGAGAGATATCCTGGCTTGTCATTTTTACCCAGAGGacgtttaaatttaaaaaaagctaAATCTAGGGATGGGGAATTCTGCCTTCAAACCTGGTGAGACTGTTTGGCTGGTTTTGCTGTAAATAAAGAGCAGCAGCCCAGCCAGTGAACAGCTTGGAATTTGAAATGATTTTGTTGCTACAAAGGAAAGCTACAATCTCCTAATTTGATGTGCTAACCAGAATTCCACCTGCAAGGGATTCCTCAGAGGGAAGACGCGTTCCCTGCTACACAAATGGAAACCATTGAGTCCGGCAAGAGCTGTGTGAGCAAACTTTGCAGGTGATGGAAAGCTTATTGCAGGCTTCGTGTGGCTGAGTTACCATTCGCTTAAAAATATATCATAATAAAACAGACAGATTTAGAAAGTGTCACTAAAAATGTAAGATGTGAAAGTGTCACAACAGCAGCACGAGTCTGTCTCCCACAAGTTACAAGACTGGTAATTTCTTCCCACCACGGTCTGGCCAGAGCCAGAGGAACGGTGGCACCGAATATGTTGGAAggaaaagttttatttaaaaaaagcccTTTCTAACAATaaaggttatttttaaaaatagtaaaaagaAGCAGTTGGGGtgtttcattgtttgtttgttttcctacatgGGAAGGAAATAATAAACATCATAAATATTCGTTTAAAATCCAGTGAATTGCTTtagtggtttgttttcttcttttttttagtaACTTTCATTCCAGTTGCTCAGGAGGCACtcggggaagagaggagaaagccCATTTGTGAGCCAGTTCCTGAACATTACACCATGCACCCACCTCCTGGGTGTGCTCCTCCTCACCCCAGGGATGCCCCGGGGTGCCCTTCCACAGACAGCATCCCCAGGGCCGGGCTGTGTGGAAGGGACAGCCCGGGCATGGTGAGCCATGCTGGGCAGATGTAGCCAGACAACACCTTTTCCAGTGGGGGATAGGGCAGAAAAATAGATCACCTTGCCTCCAGTTAAAAATAAGCTGAGAAAGAGAGGAGTTAGGTTCTACCACAGGTGTGTGTCTGCATGCAGCCAGAGGCTGGGGACCCCCAACCCCACCCCAGCCTATCCCCACAGCTGGGGGAAGTCTGTGTGTCCAGAGATGCTTGTAAGAGCTGTGGGATGTCCAGCCAAGCCCCCTCCCGACCCCATCACATGTACCGCTCGAGGCCGGTGGGGAAATTGGGCTGCCTCATGTAGGTGTTGCTGGAGCCGAACTGGCTGAGGGGCGAAGCggagagccccaggagctgctcgcCATGTTCGGCACAGGCTGGGGGCCGCATGGCTGGCAGGGCCAGTCTGTTGGGAGCCCCATAGAGCTGTGGGCTGCCAGGCGAGTAGCTGCCCTGTGCCACAGGCAGGTGGGGGGGTGAGGCAGTGTAGGGGTAAGCCAGGGTGTTGGGGCCAGCACGGCCCAGCAAGCCAGGGCTTACAGGCTGTGGCTGGAAGCAAGGAggctcagagctgctggtggaGCAGGCGGGAGCCAGCTCAGCTCCAGGCAAGCCCAGCGATGGATGGCCCAACTCAGCAGGCGGTGAGGGCTGCAGGGCCTGCTGCCCGCTGATGAGGCTGTCGATGCTGAACATCCTGGGGTGCTGCGCCGCTGGTGCTGCCCCGGCTCCATAGGGGTGGAAGACGGTGCTGGAAAGCTGGGGGCCATAGCCGGGCGAGCAGAGCGCGTTGGGGTAGGGTGCTGTTGGTGCTGCAGGGCGGCCGGCGGGTGAAGGCGTGAAGGCACTGGAGTTTTGCATGTAGCCAGGGTAGGTGGTGATGTCGGTACGCTTAAAACGTTTCCTTCGGCGCAGGAAACTCCCGTTGTCGAACATGTCCTCTGCGGCCGGGTCCAGCGTCCAGTAATTGCCCTTGCCAGGATGGCCGGGTTCCCGAGGGATCTTGACAAAGCAGTCGTTGAGGGTGAGGTTGTGGCGGATGCTGTTCTGCCACTTCTTGGGGTTTTCTCGGTAGAAGGGGAAGCGCTCGGTGATGAATTTGTAGATGCCGCCCAAGGTGAGCTTCCTCTCAGCAGCGTTGGCGATGGCCATGGCGATGAGGGCGATGTAGGAGTAGGGGGGTTTGCCCCGCTGCACCGGTCGCTTCCTCCGGCGGCccccggcggggggcggcggttcctcggggggcgggggcggcgggggagaGCTGCCCACACCGCCCCGCGGCTCCGGCTTCACCGGCGGCGCCTGCCCGGCGGACGGAGACCCCCGGGGCGGCCCGGGGGAGTCGGGGCTggccgcggcggcggggctgggcgCCGGCAGCGTGCACATGCCTGGCAGGCAGGGAAATCCGGCAGCGTTCATATACGGccctcaccttcctcctcctcctcctcggataggggggcgcggcggcagcgggagAAAGAGCCCCCCCgacgggaggggaaggggggcGGGCAGGCGCCGCGGCGGCTCCCGGCGATGGGGAGGTCGGTCCTGAGTTGCTTTGCAATATATAGGGCGGCTGCCCCCCCGGAGGGGACTGCGgcgcccggcccgccccggccgcTCTCCCCCGGCCGGAGGAGGAGGCCCCTGGGGAGGGGTCCTGGCTCCCATGGCTAAATCCCACAGCCTCTCCACAGGGCTGGATTTCGCAGCCATGCCCCTGAGCGATCCCTCCCCCGGGGTCCCGGGTGCCAGCGCGGCGGTCGGTTCCACTCCCGGGCCGTTCTCCGGGacgcttctctttctttttgactGAAGTTTCATGCCAGGAGAAAAACTAAACTAAACGAGTCCCGACCACCAAAGCAGGGCGAGTTTGGTGccgcagcagcagagcaggtaaCCTCCCGCCGGGAGCGCCCCGCCGCTTGCATTTCGTTCTCTTTTATTTTGCCCTGGGAAAACCGCTCAGAGGCGGACCCGGGACCcagcggcggcagcagccggGGGTTTCTGCCCGAAGTCAACTCCCTCGGTTTAGTTACTTTGCAAACTAATAAGACCTCTCGGGTAAAGAAATCCTTAgagaaggtttttttcttttcccctgagaGGAAGTAAAACGACCTGCAGAGCTCGGGGCTGCCTTCAGGTACCTGCTACTGCATGGGCAAGGGATGCGGAACAGGGATGGCATTTGGGGGCAAACGGGGGAAGCAAGAGTCCtatcattgcagaggggttgatCACACGGTTGAAGCTATAGGAAGCCACCAGACTCAGAAAGCCCAGCTGAGTTTCAGGGAAAACCTCTCCGGATCTCATCCTGCTCTCCCGATCTGCAGAACCGCATTCTGCTCCAGCCACAGCATATGCAGATACCAGAGGCGAGGGGCTGCTGGCTGTTTTATCAGCACCAAAAAAGCTTGCACACTGTCTTCAGCCGTTGCTGCTGAGCATCACCTCTAAGTCGGATGCTCACCCATAGAGAGCCTGTCCCGGAGCAGGTAAGGGAGTCACTGTGTGAGGGTGGGCTGGACAAGATGGGAGGACTTTTATAGCCAGATCACAGCTTTACACATACCTACGTGTCTGTGTCCTGAGAAAACTGGTGGAAATATCTACACCATTAACACACCAGCAGATCCCTCCATATGTCCTGTATGGAGTAAAAATCGCAGCCTCCAACTTCATCACTTGGTTGAAAGCATTTCCAACAGCAGAGTAGGACGAAAGCCTTTTTTCCACAGAGGCAAGCAGGTGATCTTGACCAGGTCATATAATCCTCCTCGCTTCCtttttagtttaaaaagcaaTCTAGCCTGTTGGAAAATATTCTTCCACCCTTTCCTTTAAGCATTTCCTAGTGGTTTTAAATCCACCAACCAGATTGTTTCCCACCATTGCTCATTCTCCTGCTTGCATCTATCTGTGTATttgttcttgctttattttccctGCAGGTATCTGTGACCCTTCTTCCACACTCCAGGGCTCAGTCAAGGAATGGTGGGTCTGACAGAGCCATGTCAGGTCCAGATGTGGGATACCACAGGCCAGCTCCTGGGTaaactgcctcagtttcccttctgcCAAATGAGGATAATGACAGGAGTGTAGGTGTTGGCTGGAGGACAGCAAACAGGTGAGAAAGGGTGAAACACAACCTGTGAGAAAGGCACCTTTCTCCACAGAAAATGTAGATCTTCAGGGAGGAAAGCAAATCAAGGGCACAACAGGGAATATTCATTCACCTTGGGAGAGCCGAGAGAAAAAGGATGGAAGATTCATATTTCTCCCAGAGCATGCATTTAAACTGAGCACGTATCTGAATGCAGCCAGTTAATTTCAGCCAAACAATCTGACTTTTCCAGTCACTGGGCAAACCCCCAAACAAGGGAGTGACTAAAGATCACCCCAGGATGCACAAAGAAAGTTACCCCCCTGGGGAAGATGGAAACAGTCAGCCCTTCAGACACCAGCTGCTGAGATTTTCATGTGGATGGAAGGATTTTCACGTGTTCTGATCTAGCAAGAATAGGCTTGGGAGGGAAAAGGGTTACAGGgtaaaaagaaggaagagctTTTCTCATTGAATCATATCAAACAGGCCTTGCTTGTCATTCATCTtatcttcctctttttttaaaaaatagatttaaatgtCAGAAAAGGAGTTGGAAATGAAAACCCAGCAGTATGGCTGATTCTGGAGCTGCCTGCACCCAAGATCACACCTAGCAAAGGAAGAGACATCCCATCTGGGCAACAGGATACGAAGACCCAGCAGCATGAAATGATTATAGTCCCAGGTCCTGATCTCATGTCGTTTTACACATGGCGGGAGAAGCCCTGGACCCCTCCAGGGCTGCAACCTCGCTGAGACTCCAACTGGTGAGTAGTTACTTTAAAGCTGGTGGGACCCTTCAAATTGCTCTCAACTTCACTGAGTTAGGACCCAGATGTCGAACTAGTTTTGACAGACAGATAAACCAGCGGTACAGAGATGAGCAGGAGCACACAGGCAGGAACAAACTGTAGTTTGCCGTCAAATAAGGAAAGCCAAACCAGACAGTCTCTAGTTCACACATATGCTTTGTTACTCAGGGTGCTCTTCTCACCCTAGATCTTTTACTAAAACGTGGAAGACTATAATAAAGACAGCTACCAGACAAACATGATCTGGATTCTCTTGTTAAGATGAGGTGATGATGAGGGCATGAAGCACACTTATTAAATAAGTATAAGTTATGTCAGCATCTGCTGCTTTCTGCTTCAGTTCACCCTGAGTACACAGGGTGATTTCAGCAGCTTCTTTACCTCCAGTCTCTGCCTTGTTTTGCACTAGAGCTGCCACCTCCTTTAGAAACGTTACACACAAATCACTTTACAACATGGGTGGAATTTGCTTCACTGCAGAGGAGCAGGGCTGCTGTTGCACCCCAGAGAGCTGCTGTTTCAATGACCCCATGCACCCAGGCAGGTATTGCATCAGTGGTACCCAGGTCGCATTTCTCTTTGCAACCGCACGGATTAAACTAAAGATCTGCACTGGGCAGGTTTGTGTTTGGAGCATCCCTGTTTGCACAGCCCTCCCCTTAGTCATGAAGTAGAGGCACCTGTATCTCAGCCACCTCTGGGATGTGCAAGGGAGAAAAGCAGGTGGGTGCCCTGGGAGTGAGGATTCTCTGGTTCCTCTCCCAAGGATTGCCACAGGGAGCACATCAAAGCATCCTCCAGCCTCAGAGCCAGCGGTTGCCTCTGGAGGATGCTTCAGTGATACACAACCTGCTGATGGTGCTCTCAGCATCACCCTGAAGTACCCCATCACTTCCTAAAAACCAAACATTGGGGACTTCCTTAGCTGAAAGCTGTATGAGCACTGCTCCTTTGAAATAAGAGCAGTCAGCAGTCACCCTCAGCACATCCTTCTCTGAATCCATCTGTGCTCTGAACTCCCAGATGGAGACCCTCAAAAGAAGCTTGAGAGACCCTCCTACTGCAGTTACTCTGTGTGATGGAACAGCCTTGCCAACAAAAGGTGAATCATGTTGCTCACATAAGAGTTCCATACATTAGGATGAGGTGACTACAGGTCAGGGGCTGGAGGGAAATCCTTTCCTCCTGGAAGGGTTCCCTCGTGAGATGCCACCTCTCAGGGGAGGAACAGGTGATGGAGAACAGCAGCAAGAGCAAAACAAGAGACCTGAAGGATCAGCTGTGTGGCTTGTGACCAGAACTAGCGCACGTCCAGGGGTCAAGGCACCACGTTGTTTGGCTACAGGACCAGCAGCCACCCCAAAAACCAGCCCAGTACACCAGGCAATGGCAGCCTGGGGTCAAAGGAGCCATAATTTAACACCCTTTCTGAGCTATTGCATCTCTTCCAGATGCAGGAAGTGCATAACCAAAGCAAATAAATCCTTCCTGAGAACTTAATCTAAGTTCCTAATGTATTCATAGGTAATTGTGCAGCAAGGTCCAGGCAAAGTGATTTCCTCCCAAAGAGTATTGGTAAAGCATTTGTTGAACTGGGGAACACCAAGGAAAAATTCCTGAAGAAAGAAACTTGCAAACCATTCTTCACCATCATAcacaagttttttgtttgtttcggttggtttggggttttgtttggttggttattGTTGGTTTTCCTCCACTACAACCAATCCAGATTTTCTGCTTCAAATggattttgatattaaaatgGTGAAGTTTTCTTTTATTCCTATGGAAATAAAGGGgttgggagaaaaacaaaccccaaacaacaaaaaaacagtcaaacaaaaaaaccccctcaaacacacaaaaccccctttCTTTTACAACAAAATAATATTCTTAATAGAGGCACCTATCTGtttaaatttgaaagaaaacacaaaagactCTGAGGGACTTGAGTTATTGAAAACCATGACTCAGGTGCAAAATTTGGTTTGGAGTTTTAGAGTCATAGTTTCTATAaactttggtgggtttttttgttcaagaCAAACCTCAATATTTGAGATGAATAAACATTTAATTTTCCCCTTTCCTGgaacaaaataaacccaaaattcTTACCCCATGTCTGTACCCTATGGTCAAAACCCAAGCCTAAGAAAAGGCCAAGCTGAGCTGGTCCCTCAACTGTCCTGCCTGATGGTTTCAACACACTGAGAAGAGCAAAGCGTGGGTCATACATGTGGTTAGTAAGGAACATTTACGcattttgttttagaaaacaatATTAAATACTCTAGAAATCCCAAGGGTCTGTTACAATCATTGTAATACAACCACAACACATGTCAGAAAATCTCCTTTTGGTGAACCTACCCTACTGACCGGCTGCTCTGAGCAGGGCACAGCCTCAACTGTTCTCTAACAGCCTTGACTATCCTCTGACCTTCCTTCTGTCCTGGGAGGGTTCAGGATACACAGACCCAGAGGCAATGGAAGAAATCATCACGCACAAATCACTGAGCACAAGTCCCTGCAAGAGCAGAATTTCACAAGAAACTGTGGTCTCCTGCTTCTCGAGTACCTCCAACTCTCCTTAGAAAATTATCCCTTCCCAACAAAACGCTGATGCACACTGACCAGGTTTTGTTCAGAGGATGCCGGGTAGGTAGCTAAAGCTCAGTGCCCTGCAGGGTCATTCTACAAGGCTCATTCATGGCCCCTTCCCAGAAATTTTGATGCTTTCACCATATAAATAGGCAGCCACGTCCACAGGAGAATCTGGCCACTTGGGCCTGCCAAAAGCCTCTGCAAATCCATCCGAGGATCACAAGAACGGGAGAGGAACAGGCAGGAAAACTTAGCCTGGACACGAGCACAGCAGCAGGAGCGTCCCATGCATTCCCACGCTATTTCCCTCTCCCTGATCCCACACATCAGCCTGAGCCCTCCCTGAGCCGGGAAGCTCTCCCTCTATCCCAAGGCTTTCTCACTGCCATACAGAGACATTTCTACTGCACAGACCCTGTCCACACCACAGCTCCAGCAAATCCCCCAAACCTGCCGAGGTTCGGGCTTTTCAATGAAATCAAGGAACTGATGCCCAAGTGCCCCAGATGCTGCACACCAGGGCTCCCAGGCAAGGACTTCACTGCAAAATTTTCCCTCTTCCTTGTCCATTTAATACTTCCTTACAACTACCAGACCAATTAGCCCCAAGCCCAGGCAGACGGTTAAAATCCCACCTTGGTAACTCACTATCCACTCTCTTTTTCCTCTGCTTAATGCTCCTGCCAGCAGTGATTTCATTCACTCCAACCCTAATAGCCTTTTCCCTCCCCTTAGGCCAGGAGCTCACCTCTGTCATGGAAAATTTCCCTCTGTCTTGTACCTTCAGCCGTATCTTcctgcagccaggctggcagcttggggttttttctcaccacttaaaatgcttttgaaacaaAGGTTCTTTAATCCCTCTGGCAATCCTCTCCTGGTAGTGAAGGGGAAGCACGAACCTCAGCAGGAGGTAGGGGACACCCCATGAGCTGGTGGGACCAGGTGGATGGAGGCTGGGCAGGATATAGGGTCTTCTGAAGCAGTGGGaatggagcagggctggggggtggAAAAGCATCCCAATCAGGGCATGAAGGTGAAGCTaggagatgatgatgatggtcTGGGGAGAAGAAGAGCAGAGAGCATCCCACCCAGTCCATACGCTCGCTTACtagcctggagagccaggggctGGCAGCCACACACAATGTCTCTGCTGGGCATCCTGAAGCCTGGCAAGAGAAGAGGCAAGTGCAGGAGCAAGACACAAAGCTTCATGTTCCCCAGGCACAGAACATGGGGCCTCACCATTGCCCAGGTCCTTCTACCCCAAGTGGGGCTATCTCACCACATGTCTCTGTTGTTGGAGAAGCTGGCTGTCTAGATGGGAGACAACTTGGCTAAGGTTGTGAAGACCTCACCTACCTTTGAAACCACTCCACAAATGATCAATAACTAACATTTAGTGTAAAGACCTCAAAGTTCATGTGGTGCAGGAAAAGGGTCTTCAGCCACGCCAGGCCAGTGTTCATCATATCATTTCCTCGTGAGAAGGCAAGAGAGATGATTCAGACTCAAATCAGACCGGACAAGTATGAATCACAGTGTTTGTCTCACATTCCTCCCAGCCAAAACCATCCCTGCCTGGTGCTACTTGAGGCTGGGAGAATCAACCCAGACATTTCATTATTTTGGAGTTCCACAGAGATCCAGTTAATTAATTTTCATCTACCACTTCAGGCAGCGGGGTCCTCCAGCTGAGATGGGAATCTCCATACCACAGCAGTGTTTGATGAAGGTAGGAAGCTGGCACCAGCATTCAGATCCTGGATAGTTTCtgtcagagctgcagagagcatttgTGGTTCATCCATCACCATCCATCCCTCTGGAGTAGCTGTTCTGGAGGACCACACCATGTCACTTCTGTTTCTGCAGTGGTGCTCCAGCTGTGTCCTGGCTACTCAGGATGTGGGCTTCAGTGAATTGCTTCTGTTTGGATCAGAAACAGCTGATGCCAGTCAGCAGCATATTTAAGCCAGCTCTGTGACCTAGGGAAGCTGGTTCCCCCAAAAGCAGCACTCATACCCACCCAGCCCCTCCAAGCAGTGTGAGCTATGGGGACCCTGGTTTCTCTGCTGGGTCTCCAGGCACCTCTAACACCTCTTTCTGTTGGCTTTCTGTCTTCATGTCTGCAGCTGCCAGCACTGTCCTGCAACTCACAGGTCACTGCTTTGTTCATCTTGTGGCAGGAAACCCTGCTGGTCCACACAGGGGTGGACTGATGTCCAAAGCACCATTGGCTCCTGGTCCTACCTCTTCTCTGTTCATGTTACCATCTCAAAGCCACATTGTAGCCTGGACCAGAAGTGTCAATATAGTGCTTAAGAGGAACCACAGTTATTGGTATCAGCAGGCTGAGGAGGTCTCGTGATCCATCTAGTAGGTTGACAAGAAGGCCAACTCCATCTGGTAGTGCCACCTTGAATATAAATAATGAGAGAGATTGATTTGGACTTGAAACATGGCTTAGATCCTGCTTACCCAAGAGGATAGGTGCAAGAAAGGACATTGATCTCAAGGAGGGCCCATGAGCATGGACCAGAGACCGCATGATGTCAACCTCAAACACCTTTCTTTAAAAGCATCTGACACAGTATGTCCTTGGAGAaagtttggaaattatttttcccatttctaAACATGAATAGAAAGTAGGGCAGAAAAGGCTGACTCATCTGGAGTAAAGCAGCAAGCAGTGGCATCAGGGCCGCAGTCCAAATACTCTCTGATGGAACCAAGAATCTTATTCATATTAAATTTGCAGACATCTAATTAGCATCTCTGGAAGCTTTTCCCACATTCTTTGTATTGTTTGAGTTACACTGCATATGTTGCATGCATTTAGTTTTTGTTTGAATTAAATACTTTTTTACCATGACTCTCTAGAATGGAGCTGATGGCTTAACCATACTGGTTATGTT comes from Patagioenas fasciata isolate bPatFas1 chromosome 6, bPatFas1.hap1, whole genome shotgun sequence and encodes:
- the FOXE3 gene encoding forkhead box protein E3 — encoded protein: MNAAGFPCLPGMCTLPAPSPAAAASPDSPGPPRGSPSAGQAPPVKPEPRGGVGSSPPPPPPPEEPPPPAGGRRRKRPVQRGKPPYSYIALIAMAIANAAERKLTLGGIYKFITERFPFYRENPKKWQNSIRHNLTLNDCFVKIPREPGHPGKGNYWTLDPAAEDMFDNGSFLRRRKRFKRTDITTYPGYMQNSSAFTPSPAGRPAAPTAPYPNALCSPGYGPQLSSTVFHPYGAGAAPAAQHPRMFSIDSLISGQQALQPSPPAELGHPSLGLPGAELAPACSTSSSEPPCFQPQPVSPGLLGRAGPNTLAYPYTASPPHLPVAQGSYSPGSPQLYGAPNRLALPAMRPPACAEHGEQLLGLSASPLSQFGSSNTYMRQPNFPTGLERYM